Proteins co-encoded in one Cytophaga hutchinsonii ATCC 33406 genomic window:
- a CDS encoding alginate export family protein, with the protein MKKGILPVLILGGVLLGEKAFAQFSLSGQYRPRTELRDGFKTPATKGQEVASFTEQRTRLIATYKMPKIETKFSIQDVRIWGEVGTINKSDNLFSVHEAFAVYKTDSLGKSRFIIGRQELNYDDQRVLGSLDWAAQARSFDALKYAYKHSDSTWEFHSIISFNQDGTIAEPSKLQNSKTGTGGNNYNGGVSGSFNQPLPKTSLYLWYNTKLKKGKRGDISFISMMEGYQETPTMVSPLYTFGVTPTLKLGKVRIHAAGYYQAGKTRDSIGISGFLAHLEATYEGSAFKPTIGFDLLSGDDKKTTDKIEGFNPLHGTHHKFYGHMDYFYVGNGHNGGVNGLSGGLLDLYAKTIVPVGKSKLAADLHFFMSPTDVVNPADAAKHLSSFLGTEIDLIWSKQLIENVGLSVGYSQMFHTESMSAIKGKLTADPADTSKTIDNTTFYQGWAWIMINFTPKFL; encoded by the coding sequence ATGAAAAAAGGAATACTGCCGGTTTTAATACTAGGGGGAGTTTTATTAGGTGAAAAAGCGTTTGCCCAATTTTCTTTATCGGGGCAGTACAGACCCCGAACGGAATTGCGGGACGGTTTTAAAACACCTGCAACAAAGGGCCAGGAAGTAGCATCTTTTACCGAACAACGTACGCGATTAATCGCTACGTACAAAATGCCAAAAATTGAAACTAAATTTTCTATTCAGGATGTACGCATCTGGGGAGAAGTAGGAACAATCAATAAATCAGATAATCTGTTTTCAGTACACGAAGCATTTGCCGTTTATAAAACAGATTCATTAGGTAAAAGCAGATTCATTATCGGTCGTCAGGAATTGAATTACGATGATCAGCGTGTATTGGGAAGCCTGGATTGGGCTGCACAGGCAAGAAGTTTTGATGCCCTTAAATACGCCTATAAACATTCCGATTCTACCTGGGAATTTCATTCGATCATTTCGTTTAATCAGGATGGAACAATTGCAGAACCTTCAAAACTGCAAAACTCAAAAACCGGAACAGGCGGGAACAACTATAATGGTGGTGTTTCCGGCTCGTTTAATCAGCCTTTGCCTAAAACGTCTTTATATCTGTGGTACAACACAAAATTAAAAAAAGGTAAACGCGGTGATATCTCTTTTATCTCTATGATGGAAGGATACCAGGAAACTCCAACAATGGTTTCTCCGCTTTACACATTTGGTGTTACGCCAACACTGAAGCTGGGTAAGGTGAGAATACATGCTGCCGGTTATTATCAGGCAGGTAAAACAAGAGACAGTATTGGCATAAGTGGTTTTCTCGCGCATCTGGAAGCTACCTATGAAGGTTCAGCATTCAAACCCACAATCGGTTTTGACTTGCTATCCGGCGACGATAAAAAAACAACAGATAAGATCGAAGGGTTTAATCCCCTGCATGGAACGCACCATAAGTTTTACGGACACATGGATTATTTCTATGTAGGTAATGGCCATAATGGCGGTGTAAATGGCCTGAGCGGCGGTTTGCTTGATCTATATGCAAAAACAATTGTTCCGGTGGGCAAATCGAAGCTTGCTGCAGATCTGCATTTTTTTATGTCTCCTACAGATGTTGTTAACCCAGCCGATGCAGCTAAACATTTAAGCAGTTTTTTAGGAACGGAAATAGATCTGATCTGGAGCAAACAGTTGATTGAAAATGTAGGCTTGTCTGTTGGTTACTCGCAGATGTTTCATACAGAAAGCATGTCGGCGATCAAAGGAAAGCTAACGGCTGATCCGGCGGATACGTCCAAAACCATTGATAACACTACGTTCTATCAAGGCTGGGCATGGATCATGATCAATTTTACACCTAAATTCTTATAG
- a CDS encoding Crp/Fnr family transcriptional regulator codes for MAKTIPTCSNCSNDLCLIKKIVSMPAAQAYLNQKITFMCKKGQQFIIEGAPVQGLFFIYKGKSKVMQTGINGREQIVRLCKEGEIIGHRGFAVGDQYHISAEALEDTVVCNFSNRTMLELLQELPSLTYEMMLFYAKELNVSETKVRKIAQMTVRERVVDTLLYIHRKFGQSDQLLDLQLTRKEIADFSGTTEEQIIRILSMLKKEGVIRSSGKKIGIAEIVKLKKEISEHNYFIAS; via the coding sequence ATGGCCAAAACAATTCCTACCTGTTCAAATTGTTCCAATGATTTGTGTCTGATCAAAAAGATCGTATCCATGCCTGCCGCGCAAGCATATTTAAATCAGAAAATTACATTCATGTGTAAAAAAGGTCAGCAATTTATTATTGAAGGCGCACCTGTGCAGGGATTATTTTTTATTTATAAGGGAAAATCAAAAGTTATGCAGACCGGTATTAACGGGCGGGAACAGATTGTACGACTGTGCAAGGAAGGAGAGATTATTGGCCATAGAGGTTTTGCTGTTGGCGATCAGTATCATATTTCGGCTGAAGCGCTCGAAGATACGGTCGTGTGTAATTTTTCGAACCGCACGATGCTGGAACTGCTGCAGGAGTTGCCGTCACTGACGTATGAGATGATGCTTTTTTATGCAAAAGAGTTAAATGTTAGTGAAACAAAAGTGCGTAAAATTGCACAAATGACAGTTAGAGAGCGGGTAGTAGACACCTTGTTATACATACACCGCAAGTTTGGGCAAAGTGATCAATTACTTGATTTACAATTAACAAGAAAAGAAATTGCGGATTTTTCCGGTACTACGGAAGAACAGATTATCCGTATTCTTTCCATGTTGAAAAAGGAAGGTGTTATACGTAGTTCAGGTAAAAAAATTGGTATCGCTGAAATTGTCAAACTTAAAAAAGAAATTTCGGAACACAATTATTTTATTGCAAGTTGA
- a CDS encoding TlpA disulfide reductase family protein: MTYLYSLLIFLFSFNITDQASDAIEQITMEQLQAKTIHPENDTLYIVNFWATWCGPCVAELPYFELAAKENADQKVKILLISLDFISEKAKVEAFIKKKNILNQVYLFNAGDPNKWINQIDTSWDGAIPATVFYKAGKKVFFHEGDLTQTELNEKIKTFKN, from the coding sequence ATGACATACCTTTATTCTTTATTAATTTTTCTTTTCAGCTTTAATATAACAGACCAGGCTTCTGATGCTATTGAACAAATAACCATGGAACAGCTTCAGGCTAAAACTATACATCCTGAAAATGACACCCTGTATATTGTAAATTTTTGGGCAACGTGGTGCGGTCCTTGTGTAGCAGAGCTGCCTTATTTTGAATTAGCTGCAAAAGAAAATGCCGATCAAAAAGTTAAAATTTTACTTATCAGCCTTGATTTTATTTCTGAAAAAGCAAAAGTTGAAGCGTTTATAAAAAAGAAAAATATCCTGAATCAGGTGTATCTGTTTAATGCCGGTGATCCGAATAAATGGATCAATCAGATTGATACCAGCTGGGATGGAGCTATTCCTGCAACAGTATTTTACAAAGCGGGAAAAAAAGTTTTCTTTCATGAAGGCGATCTTACGCAAACCGAACTTAATGAAAAAATAAAAACGTTTAAAAATTAA
- a CDS encoding thioredoxin family protein, translating to MRKITAIISTALLFVFASFVTDGGYAVGDKARDFKLKNIDDKLFSLADKKDAKGFIVVFTCNHCPYAVKYEDRIVALNNKYAKSGYPVVAINPNDATAYPDDNFENMKKRAKSKSFTFPYLVDDTQEIAKAYGATKTPHVFVLKKENADLVVKYIGAIDDNTDDASAVTTKYVEQAVDALLAGKDVTTTSTKAIGCGIKWKK from the coding sequence ATGAGAAAAATAACCGCAATTATTTCAACCGCTTTATTATTTGTATTCGCTTCCTTTGTAACCGATGGCGGTTATGCGGTTGGCGACAAGGCACGTGATTTTAAACTTAAGAACATTGACGATAAACTTTTTTCGCTTGCAGATAAAAAAGATGCAAAAGGCTTTATTGTTGTATTTACGTGTAATCACTGTCCGTACGCCGTTAAATACGAAGACCGTATTGTTGCCTTGAATAATAAATACGCAAAGTCAGGTTACCCTGTTGTAGCGATCAATCCCAATGATGCAACCGCATATCCGGATGACAATTTCGAGAACATGAAAAAAAGAGCTAAAAGTAAATCGTTTACTTTCCCATATTTAGTAGATGATACACAGGAAATTGCTAAAGCATACGGAGCAACAAAAACGCCGCATGTATTTGTATTGAAAAAAGAAAACGCAGATCTTGTTGTTAAATACATTGGTGCCATTGATGATAATACAGATGATGCTTCTGCTGTAACAACTAAATATGTAGAACAGGCTGTTGATGCGTTGCTGGCAGGTAAAGACGTTACTACTACTTCTACCAAAGCAATCGGTTGTGGTATCAAGTGGAAAAAATAA
- a CDS encoding DUF6055 domain-containing protein, which produces MKKLLPGILWMSIFFNLAAQKTVFRPAEFDNPASEYYNNVSETRKYESANFVLYWGDKVGTNPAVYADADLRFNPQAVADTLEYIFKRYITDLHFINNGSSTNFGKYKIMIMMMNTWSSTDARLTGFAAASSFSNTIGAMFVHPQATKDGGALSHEFAHTLQMMMRIQENPGNGNAFAGYDWAGPFFEGHANYMRAMAYPKWADTDGTLTRWLQTRHFMWSSNRHHYTNYHLLFYVQEKEGFDFTRRMWAESKNQEHPLETIKRLKGFTQEELNNYLWGYAQRQPAFDYPIQWNDQINTANNFGKTIRSVYQSIKNNMPRYVSRQFTLLTKVAGTTDQYYTNDDWAPQDYGMNIIPLYPTCAETQKKVTIKFKGHTEVNTIQAGWRYGFVTTKADGTVSRYSTMYSTDGEASFTLDAATESNIYLVVYSAPKVHVNYNMDVGYPKQRRYPYELKIANAVPEGYQAAADFRKFLKTNGKIHSNGGGWISNNASVASTVYVGPYAIVKGGTLTGSVRIEDYATVEGGNISGSALIKGNAYVYNATISGNALIEGNAWMEGGSVTNTANLKGNAMCWAANYSGNVIVGGDAEVGSCASGVYMQAPYWRNGRSDCDGKGATDVSNVDSNAPFTNFTAVQMAFNTTPSCTDAVTTYTLATTVAGSGTVSPASGTFNAGTTQTLTATAAAGYVFSRWSGDASGTANPLSITMNANKNITATFSSITTDVHAAADIAQTRIYPNPSTNTFTLETGMAINVDVYTMTGKLVASYKNVESVSFGEELNAGIYMLKAGNEFYKIIKE; this is translated from the coding sequence ATGAAAAAACTTTTACCTGGAATTCTTTGGATGAGTATTTTTTTTAATCTCGCTGCGCAGAAAACCGTTTTCAGGCCAGCAGAATTTGATAATCCAGCCAGTGAATATTACAACAATGTATCTGAAACACGCAAATACGAATCTGCAAATTTTGTTTTGTATTGGGGAGATAAAGTAGGAACAAACCCTGCCGTATATGCAGATGCTGATTTGCGTTTCAATCCGCAGGCGGTGGCAGATACACTCGAATATATTTTCAAACGCTACATCACCGATCTGCATTTTATTAATAATGGCTCTTCCACAAATTTCGGTAAGTATAAGATTATGATTATGATGATGAATACCTGGTCATCTACCGATGCCCGTTTAACAGGCTTTGCGGCTGCCAGTTCATTCAGTAATACTATCGGCGCCATGTTTGTACATCCGCAGGCAACAAAAGATGGAGGGGCGCTTAGTCACGAGTTTGCACACACCTTGCAGATGATGATGCGTATTCAGGAAAATCCGGGCAACGGAAATGCCTTTGCAGGATATGACTGGGCCGGTCCGTTTTTTGAAGGGCATGCTAATTACATGCGTGCGATGGCATATCCAAAGTGGGCAGACACCGACGGTACACTTACACGATGGCTGCAGACAAGGCACTTTATGTGGTCTTCTAACCGCCATCATTATACCAATTACCATTTACTGTTTTATGTGCAGGAAAAAGAAGGCTTTGATTTTACCAGAAGAATGTGGGCTGAATCAAAGAATCAGGAACATCCGCTGGAAACCATTAAACGGTTAAAAGGTTTTACACAGGAAGAGTTAAACAATTATCTATGGGGATATGCCCAGCGCCAGCCAGCCTTTGATTACCCGATCCAATGGAACGATCAGATCAATACTGCCAATAATTTTGGAAAAACAATCCGCAGCGTATATCAATCCATAAAGAATAATATGCCGCGTTATGTAAGCAGACAGTTTACCTTACTTACAAAAGTAGCAGGTACTACGGATCAATACTATACCAACGATGACTGGGCCCCTCAGGATTACGGCATGAACATTATCCCGTTGTATCCGACGTGTGCGGAAACACAAAAGAAAGTAACCATTAAGTTTAAAGGACATACAGAAGTAAACACCATACAGGCCGGCTGGCGGTACGGTTTTGTAACTACAAAGGCAGATGGTACCGTTTCGCGTTACAGCACTATGTACAGTACAGATGGCGAAGCTTCGTTTACACTGGATGCAGCAACGGAATCAAACATCTATCTGGTCGTTTATTCGGCACCTAAGGTGCATGTGAATTATAACATGGATGTAGGGTATCCCAAACAACGCAGGTATCCCTATGAATTAAAAATTGCTAATGCCGTACCCGAAGGATACCAGGCGGCGGCTGATTTTAGAAAGTTTTTGAAAACAAACGGTAAGATTCATTCCAACGGGGGCGGCTGGATCTCCAATAATGCCAGTGTTGCATCAACCGTATATGTTGGGCCATATGCCATTGTTAAAGGCGGTACACTTACAGGCAGCGTTCGTATAGAAGATTATGCAACAGTTGAAGGTGGTAATATCAGTGGCAGTGCCCTTATAAAAGGAAATGCCTATGTGTATAATGCAACCATATCCGGAAATGCACTGATAGAAGGTAATGCCTGGATGGAAGGCGGTTCAGTAACCAACACGGCAAATCTAAAAGGCAATGCCATGTGCTGGGCTGCAAATTATTCCGGAAACGTAATTGTGGGCGGAGATGCAGAAGTAGGCAGTTGTGCATCGGGTGTTTACATGCAGGCTCCATATTGGAGAAATGGCAGAAGCGATTGCGATGGGAAAGGAGCAACCGATGTTTCGAATGTTGATAGTAACGCTCCGTTTACCAATTTTACTGCCGTACAGATGGCATTCAATACAACACCTTCGTGTACAGATGCCGTAACCACTTATACGTTGGCTACAACCGTTGCTGGTTCCGGTACGGTGAGTCCGGCTTCCGGTACATTCAATGCCGGTACAACACAAACGCTTACTGCAACAGCTGCTGCAGGGTATGTGTTCAGCCGCTGGAGCGGCGATGCATCCGGTACTGCAAATCCCTTAAGCATTACCATGAATGCGAATAAGAATATTACAGCAACGTTTAGTTCTATTACAACGGATGTACATGCAGCTGCTGATATAGCTCAAACCCGCATCTATCCGAATCCAAGTACGAATACATTTACGCTTGAAACCGGTATGGCGATCAATGTAGATGTTTATACCATGACCGGAAAACTTGTAGCATCATACAAAAATGTTGAATCTGTTTCATTTGGCGAAGAGCTGAATGCTGGTATATATATGCTTAAGGCCGGAAATGAATTTTATAAAATCATTAAAGAATAA
- a CDS encoding calcium:proton antiporter gives MKLLLQWTIIIPILAWALFFSGFIDNNTIVQIIASILLILSVMSAVHHSEIIAHRVGEPYGTIILAIAITVIEVSIIVSLMVSGGQESVSLARDTVYSATMLILNGIVGLSLFIGGLKHHEQEFSKHSVTIALVSLISIVVFTLVVPTFTESVHGSYYSTPQLIFASIACLVIYFFFLFAQTSRHREYFLSGKDDTDNVTVISNWNLAISLLFLLVSLGIVVLLAKTLSPTIESIIISYQLPVTLVGVVIAIIILLPECIAAIIAARNNKLQTSLNLSLGSALASIGLTIPSVAVVCIMNDMKIIMGLDIKSIILLGLSVFTVMLSLSSGRTNIVYGVVLLVNLFAFIFLIIYP, from the coding sequence ATGAAATTATTACTTCAATGGACAATCATAATTCCGATTCTGGCATGGGCACTTTTTTTCTCCGGATTTATTGACAACAATACTATTGTACAGATCATAGCAAGCATACTCCTTATTCTGAGTGTTATGTCAGCAGTACACCATTCTGAAATCATTGCACACAGAGTAGGTGAACCGTATGGAACAATTATTCTTGCGATTGCAATTACTGTAATTGAGGTTTCAATAATTGTATCACTTATGGTATCCGGCGGTCAGGAATCTGTTTCATTAGCCAGAGATACGGTATATTCTGCAACCATGCTTATTCTTAATGGAATTGTTGGCCTTAGTCTGTTTATTGGCGGGTTGAAGCATCACGAACAGGAATTCTCAAAACATTCTGTAACGATTGCTCTTGTTTCACTCATCTCTATAGTGGTATTCACCCTTGTTGTGCCAACGTTTACTGAAAGTGTACACGGTTCTTACTATTCAACACCTCAGCTTATTTTTGCTTCCATTGCATGTCTGGTTATATATTTTTTCTTTTTATTTGCCCAGACATCCAGGCACAGGGAATATTTTCTTTCGGGAAAAGACGATACAGATAACGTTACTGTAATCAGTAACTGGAATTTGGCTATAAGCCTTTTGTTTCTGCTGGTTAGTCTGGGAATCGTTGTATTATTAGCAAAAACACTTTCACCAACCATTGAAAGCATTATTATCAGCTATCAATTGCCTGTAACACTAGTAGGTGTTGTGATTGCAATAATAATTTTGTTGCCGGAATGTATTGCTGCTATTATTGCCGCAAGAAATAACAAACTCCAGACAAGTTTAAATCTATCACTTGGATCTGCGTTAGCAAGTATCGGCTTGACTATTCCAAGTGTAGCAGTTGTTTGTATCATGAATGATATGAAAATTATTATGGGGCTTGATATTAAATCCATTATCCTCTTAGGACTATCAGTGTTTACTGTCATGCTTTCATTAAGCAGCGGAAGAACCAATATTGTATATGGCGTCGTGCTTTTAGTGAATTTATTTGCTTTTATATTTCTGATTATATATCCTTGA
- a CDS encoding siderophore-interacting protein, with translation MGIADSIARRFLNKALVISKEQIADNVFHLIIAGKALQNLAYIPGQQVRIFIGMDKKLGLREKIRTYSIWNYHSGNGTMNLTICAHSGGPGSNWIKSVKAGEEIYLTAPQGNFLLNVHASEYLFIGDATTLAHFYAIRRNLPDTKIMRGIIYAEKKSQLFTDLDGLLPFEFYELPHNPIEQIKELIELKPPVNTADAIVYIGGDGRICVALNTYFRKFKSWKTKNIRIKPFWMPGKQGLE, from the coding sequence ATGGGCATAGCAGATTCGATCGCACGCAGATTTTTAAATAAAGCATTGGTTATTTCCAAAGAACAGATTGCAGACAATGTGTTTCACCTGATCATTGCAGGGAAAGCGCTGCAGAATCTGGCATATATTCCCGGACAACAGGTGCGTATCTTTATTGGTATGGACAAAAAACTGGGCTTAAGGGAAAAGATCCGTACGTATTCGATCTGGAATTACCACAGTGGCAACGGCACTATGAATCTAACAATCTGTGCACATTCAGGCGGGCCGGGCAGTAACTGGATAAAATCTGTAAAAGCGGGAGAAGAAATATATCTTACCGCTCCACAAGGGAATTTTTTACTGAATGTTCATGCATCTGAATATCTATTCATTGGTGATGCGACAACACTTGCACACTTTTATGCCATCAGGAGAAATCTGCCTGATACTAAAATCATGCGTGGTATTATCTATGCAGAAAAAAAATCACAACTGTTTACCGACCTGGATGGTTTACTTCCGTTTGAGTTTTATGAATTGCCGCACAATCCGATAGAGCAGATAAAAGAACTCATAGAACTCAAACCACCTGTAAATACTGCTGATGCGATTGTATATATCGGAGGCGATGGGCGTATATGTGTAGCGCTGAATACCTACTTCAGAAAATTTAAAAGCTGGAAAACAAAAAATATCCGGATTAAACCATTCTGGATGCCTGGTAAGCAGGGACTGGAGTAA
- a CDS encoding sigma-54-dependent transcriptional regulator, with the protein MLKNILIIDDEEKLRTLLARIISLEGFEVLQAGDIKTAFKKLEQADIDVVLCDVKLPDGNGIDTCTKIKERYPFTEIILLTAYGNIPDGVQSIKNGAFDYITKGDDNNKIIPLLYRAMDKVSLAKRVQQLEKQLGDKHSFDKITGKSKSLLHAIDLAKKVAQTDTTVLLTGETGTGKEVFAQAIHQESNRSKQNFVAINCSAFSTDLLESEMFGHKAGSFTGATKDQKGVFEEANNGTIFLDEIGEMAINLQAKLLRVIETGEFLKVGESKVTKVNVRIIAATNRDLQKEIVAGHFREDLFYRISVFQIQLPPLRERMVDIELLAHHFLSLFSSKTNKKIKRISNECIEALKQHTWNGNIRELKNVIERAVILSTSDEIQLNQLPVEFQYHSIDKNGKQLSAFDLASAEKIHIQKVLNYTNGNKTKASELLNIALTTLYRKLEEYKIS; encoded by the coding sequence ATGTTGAAAAACATATTAATTATAGATGACGAAGAAAAACTGAGAACCTTACTCGCAAGGATTATCAGTCTGGAAGGTTTTGAAGTGCTTCAGGCAGGCGACATTAAAACAGCATTTAAGAAATTAGAACAAGCAGATATTGATGTTGTACTCTGCGACGTGAAACTGCCGGATGGTAATGGTATTGATACATGCACAAAAATAAAAGAGCGATATCCATTCACAGAAATTATTCTATTAACGGCATATGGAAATATTCCCGATGGTGTCCAGTCCATTAAAAATGGCGCCTTTGATTATATAACCAAAGGTGATGACAACAATAAAATTATTCCATTGCTCTATCGGGCAATGGATAAAGTATCGCTGGCTAAACGTGTTCAGCAATTAGAAAAACAACTTGGCGACAAACACTCTTTTGATAAAATTACAGGCAAATCAAAATCCCTTTTGCACGCCATTGACTTAGCAAAGAAGGTTGCACAAACAGATACAACCGTTCTATTGACCGGCGAAACAGGAACAGGAAAAGAAGTTTTTGCTCAAGCCATTCATCAGGAAAGCAATCGCAGTAAACAAAACTTTGTAGCGATCAATTGTTCCGCATTCAGCACAGATCTTCTGGAAAGTGAAATGTTTGGGCACAAAGCCGGTTCATTTACCGGAGCAACAAAAGATCAAAAAGGGGTATTTGAAGAGGCGAACAACGGCACCATTTTTTTAGATGAAATTGGAGAAATGGCCATAAACTTACAGGCAAAATTACTCCGTGTGATTGAGACCGGAGAGTTTTTAAAAGTTGGTGAAAGCAAAGTCACGAAAGTGAATGTTCGCATTATTGCTGCTACAAACAGAGATTTACAAAAAGAGATTGTAGCCGGACATTTCAGAGAAGATCTTTTTTACCGCATTTCTGTTTTTCAAATTCAATTGCCGCCACTGCGCGAACGCATGGTCGATATTGAATTGCTGGCACATCATTTTTTATCCTTGTTTTCAAGCAAGACCAATAAAAAAATCAAACGTATATCAAACGAATGTATTGAAGCACTTAAACAACACACCTGGAATGGTAATATACGTGAACTCAAAAATGTTATTGAACGTGCTGTGATCTTATCAACCAGCGATGAGATTCAACTAAATCAATTACCGGTTGAATTTCAATATCATTCTATTGATAAGAATGGAAAACAACTTTCCGCTTTCGACCTGGCAAGCGCAGAAAAAATCCATATTCAAAAAGTGTTGAATTATACGAATGGAAATAAAACAAAAGCATCTGAATTATTAAATATTGCGCTGACTACCCTTTACCGAAAATTAGAAGAATATAAAATAAGCTGA
- the kdpF gene encoding K(+)-transporting ATPase subunit F: MAALFIIALAVFGYMCYVLLKPEKF; this comes from the coding sequence ATGGCAGCATTATTTATTATCGCACTTGCAGTATTTGGTTATATGTGCTACGTATTGCTTAAACCTGAAAAATTCTAA